Proteins found in one Helicobacter colisuis genomic segment:
- a CDS encoding DegT/DnrJ/EryC1/StrS family aminotransferase yields the protein MERIKWWNIELGAEEQEAVSNAIANRNIGQGEITEKFEKAIANFLNVPYAVAVPNGTQALSLAYMALGLKEGDEVIISNRTFVATAHAAMILGAKVRVVDVKENQTIDENLIEDKITNKTKLVVPVHMNGVASNMDKILEIAKKYNLQVIEDACQAFGSKDSKGRYLGTIGRFGCFSLGVAKLLTTGQGGIVTAHNQEDYNLLRRIRNQGVFDVRQERNYGIRAYNFKFNDIQAAIGLVQLKKINQKITHSRELYCGYRDMLQDKINFLNVDIENGEVPIRFIVMTKNNKDLKKYLEAMGIESSFESPSLNCCSHLGIIGKYPKSDIFDQQMLILPSGPNQNLNNIERVSNVLYQWLEEKK from the coding sequence ATGGAACGAATTAAATGGTGGAATATCGAGCTTGGTGCAGAGGAGCAAGAGGCAGTTTCAAATGCGATTGCAAATAGAAATATAGGTCAAGGAGAAATTACGGAGAAATTTGAGAAAGCGATTGCAAATTTTTTAAATGTCCCTTATGCCGTAGCTGTGCCAAATGGCACACAAGCACTAAGTTTAGCCTATATGGCATTAGGTCTAAAGGAAGGTGATGAAGTAATTATCTCTAATCGGACATTTGTTGCTACCGCACATGCTGCTATGATATTGGGTGCAAAGGTAAGGGTGGTTGATGTTAAAGAGAATCAAACTATTGATGAAAATTTAATAGAAGATAAAATTACAAACAAGACTAAACTTGTTGTGCCTGTTCATATGAATGGGGTTGCCTCAAATATGGATAAAATTTTAGAAATAGCAAAAAAATATAATTTGCAGGTGATTGAAGATGCTTGTCAGGCTTTTGGATCTAAAGATTCTAAGGGGAGGTATTTGGGGACAATTGGCAGGTTTGGCTGTTTTTCTCTTGGGGTAGCAAAACTTTTAACTACAGGACAAGGGGGAATTGTAACTGCACACAATCAAGAAGATTATAATCTTTTAAGAAGGATTAGAAATCAAGGAGTTTTTGATGTAAGGCAAGAAAGAAATTATGGAATAAGAGCATATAATTTCAAATTTAATGATATTCAAGCCGCAATTGGTTTGGTGCAATTAAAGAAGATTAACCAGAAAATTACTCATTCTAGAGAGTTGTATTGTGGTTATCGCGATATGTTGCAAGATAAAATTAATTTTTTAAATGTGGATATAGAAAATGGTGAAGTGCCTATAAGATTTATTGTGATGACTAAAAATAATAAAGATTTAAAGAAATATTTGGAAGCAATGGGTATAGAAAGTTCTTTTGAGTCTCCTTCGTTAAATTGTTGTAGTCATTTGGGAATTATTGGAAAATATCCTAAAAGTGATATTTTTGATCAGCAAATGCTTATTTTGCCAAGTGGTCCTAATCAAAATCTAAATAATATAGAAAGAGTTAGTAATGTTTTGTATCAATGGTTAGAGGAGAAAAAATAA
- a CDS encoding glycosyltransferase family 9 protein — protein MKILIIKLGYSETLDPEMGKVVSLGDVVRCTVVLEALKQKYPNSCITWLVAPEAFPLIVDNPYLERVLVWDEFIPFALMREQFDMVVNLEKIHGVCGLADMIQAWEKVGFRFDVVSGNYSAYECSLGATNYIQDKANGKKSHEIWQKVIVEMVGCEWREQEYSLGYKPKPKEKFQVGLNYQVGSKWPTKAMKKEKWEELAVLLEKDQISFSWQQGMNNLYDYMDWIAGCDVLVTHDSLGVHLALAMKKSVIVLFGATSGEEIYYYGRGVSVYPKSLGLSGYECIPCYNPTCNKDIHCMDFIEPNDIIVYINGFL, from the coding sequence ATGAAAATTTTAATTATTAAACTTGGTTATTCTGAAACATTAGATCCTGAAATGGGTAAAGTAGTTAGTCTTGGAGATGTCGTGCGATGCACGGTTGTATTAGAGGCTTTAAAACAAAAATATCCCAATTCTTGTATTACTTGGTTGGTTGCCCCTGAAGCGTTTCCTTTGATAGTGGATAATCCTTATTTAGAGAGAGTGCTTGTGTGGGATGAATTTATCCCTTTTGCCTTGATGCGAGAGCAGTTTGATATGGTGGTGAATTTAGAAAAGATTCACGGAGTTTGTGGATTGGCAGATATGATTCAAGCTTGGGAGAAGGTTGGATTTCGATTTGATGTGGTGAGTGGTAATTATAGTGCTTATGAGTGTAGTCTAGGTGCTACAAATTATATACAAGATAAGGCTAACGGGAAAAAGAGTCACGAAATCTGGCAAAAGGTGATTGTTGAAATGGTGGGTTGTGAATGGAGGGAGCAGGAATATTCTCTCGGATATAAACCAAAGCCAAAAGAAAAATTTCAGGTTGGATTAAATTATCAAGTGGGTAGTAAATGGCCCACAAAAGCGATGAAGAAAGAAAAATGGGAGGAGTTAGCAGTCTTACTTGAAAAAGATCAGATTAGTTTTTCTTGGCAGCAAGGAATGAATAATTTATATGATTATATGGATTGGATTGCAGGGTGTGATGTGCTAGTAACACACGATAGTTTGGGGGTGCATCTAGCATTAGCAATGAAAAAAAGTGTGATTGTGTTATTTGGAGCTACAAGTGGTGAAGAGATCTATTATTATGGGCGTGGAGTTTCAGTGTATCCAAAAAGTCTAGGTTTAAGTGGGTATGAATGCATCCCTTGTTATAATCCAACTTGCAATAAAGACATTCATTGTATGGATTTTATTGAGCCAAATGATATAATTGTTTATATTAATGGATTTTTATAA
- a CDS encoding glycosyltransferase family 2 protein, whose protein sequence is MFFTIAIPTFNRANLLQRCLDSVKKQDFMDYEVLILDDCSTDSTIEIVQEYLKDKRYQYIKMPKKMGFGDKVYKFAQDSELYQGDWVLLLEDDNFLYNENHLKNIYIHIQNNPQVNFINVDTGYGYGEIVIFEQQSNVALPETFLYQNLNDKQKEILQTKMKVVYKKDFLIQQDPFKADNHKADITAEVDYLKLYEAASMGYVGGIAHIFGVTPNARAKYLDFYNWITSSGMCCVNIDSQEKFYLILKQYYSEVSMCLNAFFDWGGNELAGALSYFYDDENYPIFLRRFAQIYKDKFQDKLYCYYEDFNKSLMTEIERDIAIENSKNIVIYGENSWRVQLEDFLVKKGKHILFVADDKKEGYKTYEDIIKEKENIDLVFISSGSPKIIYQMMQKLQFKKNRINVATLILRDENWKYNLN, encoded by the coding sequence ATGTTTTTTACTATTGCAATTCCAACCTTTAATAGGGCAAATTTATTGCAAAGATGCTTAGATTCTGTAAAAAAACAAGATTTTATGGATTATGAAGTTTTGATACTTGATGATTGTTCAACTGATAGTACCATCGAGATTGTTCAAGAATATTTGAAAGATAAGCGCTATCAGTATATTAAAATGCCCAAAAAAATGGGATTTGGCGATAAAGTATATAAATTTGCTCAGGATAGTGAACTATACCAAGGCGATTGGGTGTTGCTCTTGGAAGATGATAATTTTTTATACAATGAAAACCATTTGAAAAATATTTATATTCATATTCAAAATAATCCGCAAGTTAATTTTATTAATGTGGATACTGGTTATGGTTATGGAGAGATTGTTATTTTTGAGCAACAAAGTAATGTTGCACTACCTGAAACATTTTTATATCAAAACTTAAATGACAAACAAAAAGAGATTTTGCAAACAAAAATGAAAGTGGTCTATAAAAAAGATTTTTTAATTCAACAGGATCCTTTTAAAGCTGATAATCATAAGGCTGATATTACAGCAGAAGTCGATTATTTGAAGTTATATGAAGCAGCTTCAATGGGTTATGTGGGTGGTATTGCACATATTTTTGGGGTAACGCCAAATGCTAGGGCGAAATATTTAGATTTTTATAATTGGATAACTTCTAGTGGAATGTGTTGTGTTAATATAGATTCTCAAGAAAAATTTTATCTAATATTGAAGCAATATTATTCCGAGGTATCTATGTGCCTTAATGCTTTTTTTGATTGGGGGGGCAATGAGTTGGCAGGAGCATTGTCTTATTTTTATGATGATGAGAATTATCCTATTTTTTTAAGAAGATTTGCACAAATTTATAAGGATAAGTTTCAAGATAAATTATATTGTTATTATGAGGATTTCAATAAAAGTTTAATGACAGAAATAGAAAGAGATATTGCTATAGAAAATTCAAAAAATATTGTTATTTACGGAGAAAATAGTTGGAGAGTGCAATTAGAAGATTTTTTAGTGAAGAAGGGGAAACATATCTTATTTGTTGCAGATGATAAGAAAGAAGGCTATAAAACATATGAAGACATCATCAAAGAAAAGGAAAATATCGATTTGGTGTTTATTTCAAGTGGATCTCCTAAGATTATTTATCAAATGATGCAAAAACTACAATTTAAGAAGAATCGAATTAATGTGGCAACTCTAATATTAAGAGATGAGAATTGGAAATATAATTTGAATTAA
- a CDS encoding class I SAM-dependent methyltransferase, translating into MITFSFGRNWKRFIEYVANEQILNRAINSLRKYFGEDFDFSDKVFLDIGCGSGLFSVAALQLGCKRVISLDVDINSIEATKMVGEKFKPQNKENWQIFEGSILDSWLVDKLKKELDNQNIILYSWGVLHHTGNLKLAMQNAMNILSSGGGGDKYAYIALYNKTEASSWWLNKKMYYNQTNIVMKIFMVCFYTLFLTFEDIRKGRGWNMYDKDRGMYKITDVIDWLGGLPYEPIANDEVIEIWEKDGFLCLKNTPTRYYKPIYPKSKIYRLFVYLKVVGLGCNEFLFKKNDK; encoded by the coding sequence ATGATTACATTTTCTTTTGGTAGAAATTGGAAAAGGTTTATAGAATATGTTGCAAATGAACAGATTCTTAATAGAGCTATTAATTCTTTAAGAAAATATTTTGGTGAAGATTTTGATTTTTCAGATAAAGTTTTTTTGGATATCGGTTGTGGAAGCGGTTTATTTTCTGTAGCGGCTTTGCAATTAGGTTGCAAAAGAGTTATTAGTTTGGATGTTGATATTAATTCTATAGAGGCAACTAAAATGGTGGGGGAGAAATTCAAACCACAAAATAAAGAAAATTGGCAAATTTTTGAGGGTAGTATTTTAGATTCATGGTTAGTTGATAAGCTTAAAAAGGAATTAGATAATCAAAATATTATTTTATATAGTTGGGGAGTTTTACATCACACTGGCAATCTAAAATTAGCTATGCAAAATGCAATGAACATTTTGTCTAGTGGGGGGGGGGGCGATAAATATGCATATATTGCCCTTTATAATAAGACAGAAGCAAGTTCTTGGTGGTTAAATAAGAAAATGTATTACAATCAGACAAATATTGTTATGAAAATTTTCATGGTTTGTTTCTATACCCTTTTTTTAACATTTGAGGATATTCGTAAAGGTAGAGGATGGAATATGTATGATAAGGATCGCGGTATGTATAAAATTACAGATGTGATTGATTGGTTGGGAGGGTTGCCTTATGAGCCTATTGCCAATGATGAAGTGATAGAGATTTGGGAGAAAGATGGTTTTTTATGCTTGAAAAATACTCCAACAAGATACTATAAACCTATTTATCCCAAGAGTAAGATTTATAGGTTATTTGTGTATTTGAAGGTTGTAGGGCTTGGCTGCAATGAATTTTTATTTAAAAAAAATGATAAGTAA